The following nucleotide sequence is from Macrobrachium nipponense isolate FS-2020 chromosome 21, ASM1510439v2, whole genome shotgun sequence.
ATTAAGAACATATGCAAAATAATACTTACACTTCTAGAATCTTGGGATAAAGTTCTGAGGTAATCGTCATAATTCTGGCCTACAACTTGAGCATCTTTGTTCTCAAAGTACCTGTTACACCAGCAAATGGCTTTTTTACTAGCATTACCCACAGAAATACTCTTCTTCAAACCATCAAGTTCTTGTAAAACAACATATGGTATAACTATAATAACTGGCTTTCCATcaatttctttagtttttaacttTTCAAGGAATTTCACATCACGTAAAAGAACATTAGTATCTACAACATAATAAACAGAATTTGTACTCCTGTCAAAATCACGACATAAAGATTTTCTATCACAAAGAGAAAGGTTTGTGTTTTCACGGAATGAAGCAATTTCACTGATAATTTCCTGAATCTCAACTTCCATGTCATCATCTTCAATTGGTTCTACAGTAGGCAGTAATTCACAGGGGTACTTCTTTTCCTCAGTTTTGTTTACTAAGTCAATTAATTCCTGGTTTGTCTTTTTATCACCTACACTGTATGTTCCGCTTCCTTTATCACCTTCACATTCTTCATTatctaaaatgttaaaaaataaaggctTGCTTTGTTTACACAGGCtctgttttcttttcttgaattCAATTACTGAAGTGATAGGCTGACATGATTCAGAACTTTCTACCAATTCCTTATGCTTGTAAACATACATTCTATCACCATAATTAGGCTTCCTTCCTTCTGGCCCCTCTCCATCATTATCTGGATACTTCTCATTTCTGTGAACAGGCATGTTCTTGCTATACTTGGGTCTACTTGGATGTTCAGTTTCCTCATTATCACTGTCTACATAACTGTTAAGACTGTAAACAGGTATTATGTTATCATGTACAAGCTTACTTGGCTTATTGGTTCCCTCTTCATCACTAGATCCATAACTTGTATCAACCAACACCTTCAGTAATTCTCTAGCTTCTGTTTCAGCTGGCTTTTTCTTGGGAATTCTGAAACTAGACAATCTCATGCATTTTTCTTTGCTCTGAGATGAATCCTTAGATTTATCTTGTAACTGGCtcgttttcttgttttcttctatgttctctCCTAGAGTGTGGGTTTTACTTTTTATGGCTGTTGCAAGAAGACTTCCCTTTCTTGAGGCAGAACAATTTGATTTAGACCATTTCACAGTTTTGGCTAACTTCTGAAAAGCCAAGATACTAGGATGTATAGCTGGATTggtttttcctgtttctttagGCTTTACAGTAATACCTTTAACTTCCTTGTCTATTATGCCTTTGTTAATGGGATTTACACTAAATCTGATAGGTTTTCTGTTACTATCTAGTAAACTTACCAAATTAACTTTTCCTTCATCTTTATCATTAAGACTAgtgtttttttctaaattattaaGTGACTGGAGACCAGTGACAGATTTACAGAAAGCCTCTTTGTCAGTGTTACTACAGTCTTCCTTTACTGTATCATTTAGTTTAGGAGAGACAACTGATGAAATTTCCTTaaccttttgcttttttttacgttttttctgtcttttcttaatcttaacttttattttgttagcTTCATCCAAATCTGCTACCCTGGCCTTCTTTCTTGAAGTCTCTTCAGCAGTTAGCTTGTCAGCACCAGGTTTTTCCATGGATGAAGACCCTGTAATTAGTCTTTTACCTCTCATTTCTTCCAGGTGTTTCATTTCACCATCTACGTTTCTTTTAACAATTAAAGGAGCAGCTTCTACAACAATACCAGTCTTGGTATTTGAATCTTCATTCTTCTTAAATTGTTCTGTCGGAGGAGTCCAGGAACGTTCAAAGGTCTCCAAGTTGAAATAATAAGGTGTACCAGGTTTcttttttgatattttctttaccCATGGTTTGGGAACATTAGGCTCACTATCAAAGGATGCCATGGCAATCAATCTGAAAAACAAAAGGACAACTATAAAAGCACATCCTCTGCACAGACATAATCAAGCTCCAAAAATGCATGggcaatatataatttaaaataattttaacaatCAAAACTGACCAACCTCTACTATACTTGCATCATACTGTTTCAAATGGTGGGAATTACCCAAGAACAGACCAAATTTGATAGATCATTTACTTTCTTCCAAGATAATAGAAACCAAAGCCTTTTATATACAGAAGGAGTATTTCTGGTGCCAACAAGAAATAGTTATTAAAGCTTGCTCCCTGTAAGGGGGTAGTGACATCAGTGCGCTCAcgtggtgcactttaggcattactaatGGTTCTCTGCAGCAtcctttcagcccctagctgcaagccctttcattccttttactgtacctccattcatattatctctcttccatcttgctatataccctctcctaacaatgatttcataatgcaactgtgaggttttcctcctgttacacagtTCAAGCCTTTCTACTATCAATTTCCATTCCAACACTGGAAGACCTCTGGCAAAAAACTGTGGGGACAGTTAACACACATCCAAAAGTGTCAAATTCCTAGTTATGTGTATATGGGGGAAGGCTGCCTTCTGTGACCTCCAACAGACCTGAATAGGGATACAAATGTTGCTAGGGTCATGTGACACGGATGCAGAGGTTGAAAGGAAGAATACAGGGAATCCTGTCTTTGCCATTAGAGAACAAGGGAGAAAAGATgagtatataatattttcattatttggagAAAGCATATGCATACTATACACAAGCACACCACACCCACAAGCTGGGCTGTCCGATACAAGGAAGGGTACAATGGATGGGAAGGCACCCAGAATCCAAGATATCCCTTTGCCAAACTAAGCCCAAACATGTACCTCAAACATGTACCTCAAGCATGATGCAAATTTGCCTGAAAGAAGcttagaaaaatgacaaattttctatgacaatttgtatttttctaagctacaaacctgaggtcttaacaataggataattttctagcgcctagctggatctggttaaacaatcagattgaaaagcaaggaatctgtgagatctggcaatgcgtgcatATATCAGGTGAGAACTGGTCAGACCATGCACCCATGCTATCGCCTTtagtctttcccaacccaggatgtcATAAGATGACAAGAgaggcggctagaggtgggcagtaaaaggttaagacctcaggtttgtagctatgaaaaatgttattgttataatacaattaagtttgttcatacttacctggcagatatatatatatagctgtattttctgaagtccgacagaatttcaaaactcgcggcacacgcagtgggcggccaggtggtagtacccattcccgccgctgggaggcggatatcaggaaccattcccattttctattcatattttatcagtaccactgtctcttgaggggaggtgggtgggcactttaattatatatatctgccaggtaagtatgaacaaacttaattgtattataacaataacattttgttcatgaaacttacctgacagatagatatatatatatatatatatatatataatatatatatatatatatatatatatatatatatatatatatatatatatatatatatatatatagctgaatcccaccttcggatggtgggaagagacagaataggatttttaggaaactaaattaagtagatgatatacatcttggttcctcacctgttagcatagcagacttcgtgattactgtcacctaagcctgcttctgcttaatcagagttgccagccaggtggagacctgtagtgctggtgcgctctggatgctctgtcaacggggacgtgccaacaacgtgactagaccatcgtaccatacatatgagggctatgaagcaactgaccaccacctgaccaactagacaAAGATCCCATGAAAGTTAACCTAAAgaatgggagatcttcacaaaagatctcaccaacaaccaaaaactcaaaacatattaaaaactaacctaactcctaactaagggatagggaaagagctacctccagcccccaagagtGTGTCTGCAGAAATGTACGGTccagagaacaacagtcctcgtatatcgttctcacatctcttaagTAGTGAGAGGCGTatacagaattgctcctccaaaaggtggcatcaaggatgtccttgattgacatgttcttttggaaggcaagagaggttgcgacagctctgacctcgtgagctttcactcgcaagaggctcaaatcagtcttctggcaagatgaatgagcctcttttataacgtccctcagaaagaaagccacagcattctttgataatggtaaatcaggtctcttcacagagcaccaaagaatacctgagggacctcgtaccttcTTCGTCTTATgaacgtagaacttgagagccctgacagggcacaggactctctctggttcttggcccactagGCTCGTCATACCCTTTAtctcgaagctcttgggccaa
It contains:
- the LOC135197891 gene encoding transcriptional protein SWT1-like codes for the protein MASFDSEPNVPKPWVKKISKKKPGTPYYFNLETFERSWTPPTEQFKKNEDSNTKTGIVVEAAPLIVKRNVDGEMKHLEEMRGKRLITGSSSMEKPGADKLTAEETSRKKARVADLDEANKIKVKIKKRQKKRKKKQKVKEISSVVSPKLNDTVKEDCSNTDKEAFCKSVTGLQSLNNLEKNTSLNDKDEGKVNLVSLLDSNRKPIRFSVNPINKGIIDKEVKGITVKPKETGKTNPAIHPSILAFQKLAKTVKWSKSNCSASRKGSLLATAIKSKTHTLGENIEENKKTSQLQDKSKDSSQSKEKCMRLSSFRIPKKKPAETEARELLKVLVDTSYGSSDEEGTNKPSKLVHDNIIPVYSLNSYVDSDNEETEHPSRPKYSKNMPVHRNEKYPDNDGEGPEGRKPNYGDRMYVYKHKELVESSESCQPITSVIEFKKRKQSLCKQSKPLFFNILDNEECEGDKGSGTYSVGDKKTNQELIDLVNKTEEKKYPCELLPTVEPIEDDDMEVEIQEIISEIASFRENTNLSLCDRKSLCRDFDRSTNSVYYVVDTNVLLRDVKFLEKLKTKEIDGKPVIIVIPYVVLQELDGLKKSISVGNASKKAICWCNRYFENKDAQVVGQNYDDYLRTLSQDSRSNADDLIRDWCLLMKKQNLDARLLTNDINLRNKAIVSSISATSVEKLQSLLEKSREKFISTDDKDCEFFENCEIKKRSPSPEMSPESMVVTPIRTSCPPWVTKQREKKLDIVPKEEDLQDHHIPEKNSSEIFLKDVEVSLSKTLGQILEAAFVDAYGHELWKQIIIHKPPWTLNEILKCWDRHWLAVFIDKFDRNVKDLLAEIAALLKVVSSNSEIKTLVQKTQSLYKCIERTEFKNHITPLQQKALGVASDCVMKETKAEVQENSMPVAITNHEILKGKGFSNVKEMINLVGVYITHFLAMILDGCGVQHDLPRLNNKQMTLEDACSSAVNLRDVIMRLGISIVNCVTSTTKENLIEFGTILVGFWDEAKEPCPTLSFTLDDLLQIVTSDEGRKFLEMVASELERLLSMLTTLMNA